In Microvenator marinus, one genomic interval encodes:
- the sufB gene encoding Fe-S cluster assembly protein SufB: MSSEIQAMIDKPYKYGFVSDIEADQLPRGLDEDIIRALSAKKEEPEWMLEWRLKAYRHWLTLEEPEWPNVTYEKPNFQDIIYYSAPKVKKQKESLDEVDPQILEVYEKLGIPLYEQKMLQNVAVDAVFDSVSVATTFKKKLKDAGVIFCSFSEAIKEYPDLVQKYLGSVVPYTDNFYAALNSAVFSDGSFVFVPKGVKSPMELSTYFRINTQDSGQFERTLIVCEDDAYVSYLEGCTAPQFDTNQLHAAVVELVAMERAEIKYSTVQNWYAGDKDGKGGIYNFVTKRGLCAGESSKISWTQVETGSAITWKYPSCILKGDNSIGEFYSVALTNNMQQADTGTKMIHLGKNTRSTIISKGISAGRSQNSYRGLVKIMKGAEGARSYAECDSMLIGEECGAHTFPYIEVNNPTAQVEHEATTSRIGEDQIFYFLQRGIDEENAISMIINGFCKDVFRELPMEFAVEAQKLLGIKLEGSVG, encoded by the coding sequence ATGAGTTCTGAAATTCAAGCAATGATAGACAAGCCGTACAAATACGGATTTGTTTCGGATATCGAGGCTGACCAGCTTCCACGCGGTCTGGATGAAGACATTATTCGGGCGCTTTCGGCCAAGAAGGAAGAGCCGGAGTGGATGTTGGAGTGGCGTCTCAAAGCCTATCGGCATTGGCTTACGCTCGAAGAGCCCGAGTGGCCCAACGTGACATATGAAAAGCCGAACTTCCAGGACATCATCTACTACTCGGCCCCCAAGGTTAAGAAGCAGAAAGAAAGCCTCGATGAGGTCGACCCACAGATTCTCGAAGTCTATGAGAAGCTCGGGATCCCGCTCTACGAGCAGAAGATGCTGCAAAACGTGGCTGTGGATGCCGTCTTTGACAGCGTCAGTGTGGCTACGACCTTCAAGAAGAAGCTCAAAGATGCGGGCGTGATTTTCTGCTCGTTCAGTGAGGCCATCAAAGAGTACCCGGACCTGGTTCAGAAGTACTTGGGCTCCGTGGTGCCTTATACCGACAACTTCTACGCGGCCCTGAACTCGGCTGTGTTCTCCGATGGCTCCTTTGTGTTTGTGCCCAAAGGCGTAAAGTCTCCGATGGAACTCTCGACTTATTTCCGCATCAACACGCAGGATTCCGGTCAGTTCGAGCGCACTTTGATTGTGTGTGAGGACGACGCGTACGTGAGCTACCTTGAAGGCTGCACGGCTCCACAGTTCGACACGAACCAGTTGCACGCCGCCGTGGTGGAATTGGTCGCCATGGAGCGCGCCGAGATCAAGTACTCGACCGTACAAAACTGGTACGCCGGAGACAAAGACGGGAAGGGCGGAATTTACAACTTTGTGACGAAGCGCGGACTTTGCGCTGGCGAGTCGTCCAAGATTTCCTGGACGCAGGTCGAGACGGGCTCAGCGATTACGTGGAAGTACCCGAGCTGTATCCTCAAAGGGGATAACTCGATCGGTGAGTTCTATTCGGTCGCACTCACGAACAACATGCAGCAGGCCGACACGGGAACCAAGATGATCCACCTCGGGAAGAACACGAGGAGCACCATCATCTCTAAAGGTATCTCAGCTGGTCGCTCGCAGAACTCGTATCGCGGACTGGTCAAGATCATGAAGGGCGCTGAGGGTGCGCGTAGTTATGCCGAATGTGATTCGATGCTCATCGGCGAAGAATGTGGCGCTCATACCTTCCCGTATATCGAGGTCAACAACCCGACCGCTCAGGTCGAGCACGAGGCGACCACTTCGAGAATCGGAGAGGACCAGATCTTCTACTTCCTCCAACGGGGA
- a CDS encoding RrF2 family transcriptional regulator: protein MKITALEEYGLRCLLHVARHPEEPISAQTIAEKEGLSLPYTQKILRILAQNDLIEAKRGVNGGYVLARSPDRISVGDAVRALGGMFDIDEICERYTGELTACAHECKCTLRPVWSHIAEFVVRTLDNVSIAVLLRDQNAVTNYLQKLAPPPDEVFCPVA from the coding sequence ATGAAAATCACAGCCCTGGAAGAATACGGATTGAGATGTTTGCTGCATGTCGCACGGCATCCAGAAGAGCCTATTTCGGCGCAAACCATTGCCGAAAAAGAAGGGCTCTCGCTTCCGTACACCCAAAAGATATTGCGCATCTTGGCTCAAAACGACTTGATCGAGGCCAAGCGTGGCGTCAACGGAGGCTACGTGCTCGCCCGCTCGCCCGACCGCATCAGTGTTGGTGACGCTGTGCGTGCGCTAGGCGGCATGTTCGATATCGATGAGATTTGCGAGCGCTATACCGGCGAGCTCACGGCGTGTGCACACGAGTGCAAATGTACGCTTAGGCCCGTCTGGAGCCATATCGCTGAGTTCGTAGTGCGAACCCTCGATAATGTCTCGATCGCAGTGCTCTTAAGAGATCAAAACGCTGTAACCAATTACCTACAGAAACTCGCGCCCCCACCAGATGAAGTATTCTGCCCGGTCGCATGA
- a CDS encoding alpha/beta hydrolase encodes MPFLSALVSTATQTERALAEFGVGFLFGAADFLGKLEISSEKVNVLADIPYGPDPAHRLDVLMPVGPTKGIAIHVHGGGFRLLSKDSHRHIAREIAARGYVTLNVNYRLAPEHKYPSALQDIASALEWAAANRELLGVEGPEVVLVGESAGAYLVMMTALAMSGEVDEVWARRIERLGFRPTLTVPISGLMDMKRNVRCDSKMAESEVERARLAFAGSAEVPDPIDLLTSGARVRGLVKVVRATQDPLRVHSDALFTVLSSSGSKVEMQSFDGPHSFHAFTWTDAARDAWDWILPR; translated from the coding sequence ATGCCTTTTCTCAGCGCACTTGTCAGCACCGCAACTCAAACCGAACGAGCACTTGCCGAATTTGGCGTGGGATTTTTGTTTGGGGCCGCGGACTTTTTGGGGAAGCTTGAGATTTCCAGTGAGAAGGTCAATGTATTGGCCGATATCCCCTACGGCCCAGATCCCGCGCACCGTCTCGACGTGTTGATGCCCGTGGGCCCAACGAAAGGCATCGCTATTCACGTACACGGCGGTGGGTTCAGGCTGCTCAGCAAGGACTCGCATCGGCATATCGCGCGCGAGATTGCGGCTCGTGGCTACGTCACTCTGAATGTGAATTACAGGCTTGCTCCTGAACACAAATATCCGTCTGCTCTCCAGGATATCGCATCGGCGCTCGAGTGGGCTGCCGCGAATCGTGAGTTGCTGGGTGTTGAAGGTCCGGAAGTTGTGTTGGTTGGAGAGTCAGCAGGCGCTTACCTGGTCATGATGACCGCTCTCGCGATGAGCGGCGAGGTAGACGAGGTTTGGGCGCGGCGAATCGAGCGGCTTGGGTTTAGGCCTACACTGACTGTGCCCATCTCGGGGCTTATGGATATGAAGCGCAACGTGCGTTGTGACTCGAAGATGGCCGAATCCGAAGTTGAGCGCGCACGGCTGGCGTTTGCCGGCAGCGCAGAGGTGCCTGATCCTATCGACCTATTGACCAGTGGCGCGAGGGTGCGTGGGTTGGTGAAGGTCGTTCGCGCGACACAGGATCCGCTGCGCGTCCATTCTGATGCGCTTTTCACAGTCCTTTCGTCTTCAGGTTCGAAGGTGGAGATGCAGTCCTTTGACGGTCCTCATAGCTTTCACGCATTCACATGGACGGACGCGGCACGTGATGCGTGGGACTGGATTCTCCCGCGTTAA
- a CDS encoding lysophospholipid acyltransferase family protein, whose amino-acid sequence MSTDLTRPIPAITLKALDRVSRYFDTQLYDAHKIPEGGVLIVGNHALAGIDALALMPKLYDATGRAPRGLGLKALFDVPVLKNILEECGAVAGERKTACELLEAQEMVVVYPGGAKDSLKTRSERYRLKWDGRNGFAHVAIKTGKPVVPIAGIGPDEVFPILTSHGLRVPWLNNQRVPLFLPLARRVPFRFYVGDPIYPPEHTLETDSSHFAREVSTALQDLIDRGLKERP is encoded by the coding sequence ATGTCCACCGACCTGACTCGCCCCATTCCAGCCATTACTCTCAAGGCACTCGACCGGGTGAGCCGATACTTTGACACTCAACTTTACGACGCTCACAAGATTCCCGAAGGTGGTGTCCTCATCGTAGGAAACCACGCGCTCGCTGGGATTGACGCGCTCGCACTGATGCCGAAACTCTACGATGCGACTGGCCGAGCCCCGCGTGGCTTGGGCTTGAAGGCGCTCTTTGATGTCCCTGTCCTCAAGAATATTCTGGAGGAATGTGGGGCGGTGGCAGGTGAACGAAAGACGGCGTGTGAGCTGCTCGAGGCTCAAGAGATGGTGGTCGTCTATCCCGGTGGCGCCAAGGACTCGCTCAAGACGCGCTCAGAGCGCTACCGCCTCAAATGGGATGGTCGCAACGGTTTCGCACATGTAGCCATCAAGACGGGAAAGCCGGTTGTACCTATCGCCGGAATTGGCCCCGACGAAGTGTTCCCCATATTAACAAGCCATGGACTCCGCGTGCCATGGCTCAACAATCAGCGGGTGCCACTCTTTTTGCCGTTGGCACGTCGCGTGCCGTTCAGGTTCTACGTGGGTGACCCCATCTACCCTCCAGAGCACACGCTTGAGACCGATTCATCGCACTTCGCTCGGGAGGTCTCGACCGCTTTGCAAGACCTCATCGATCGAGGTCTGAAAGAGCGTCCTTAG